From the Trifolium pratense cultivar HEN17-A07 linkage group LG4, ARS_RC_1.1, whole genome shotgun sequence genome, the window ATTCGAATCCCTACCACTGCACATATAATATGATGTCTCTATCAACTGAATTATGTTCATATCAACAAATGCTTTCTTTTTTTAAGCCTTCATAGAATGTAGGTAATAAATTACTAGTCCCACATAAATTCCACTATTTTCGAGTGGATACCAGCCAAACtaattttgattgatgtacggttaatatttaattaactacactaaaataattgtttatttagagatttttatttaaatataggGTATTGATCTTACGGTGGACGGTGGTGGTCGTGTTGAACATGCCAAGTCAAGGTTGAAGTTGTTAGCTGTTAGAGAAGATAAAAATTGTATCCATAAATACTCTGATATTCAAGTCAGTAAAATCTGTATAGTGAAAGATATTAAGTTAGAGATTGTTTGCTCGAGTCCTTCTTGAGAAGGAGTACTTGTGGAGAGCCTGGACTATCGATAGTGGGCATATATATAGCTAGACTCTATGCTAGTGGTACAAGTCATTATCGAACTAAAAGAAACCATTATCGTACATGTTTGTAGAATGTTGTTagttaatttttcaaaatttaagatgAATGTTATTAGAATACAAGAAAATTTTGTTTCCAGAATCTTCGTCATTAACATGAGAGAATTAAGATCACTAAAACCTTGATTGACTAGGCGAATGTTTCAGACGAAGATTGCTTTCTCGGTTGGAATTCGGCGCTTTCTCGGTTGGAATTCGGCGGAGATTGCTCTTATCTTGATTGactgattttcttttttgttttaactcTCAAATTCTTAAAAATATGAGGGTCTAATAATTCAGAGTTCAACTgcaaagtaatttttttttgaacgtaaAGTATCTACtccatttcattcataataatatcaCAAATACAAAGGGGAACATCAATGAAAATGTGGAAACTAGCTAAGGATGTGGCCTCTCTTGCTAATACATGAGCGACCTCATTGGCTTGTCTCCTAACATACTCAACCCGAGAGTTTCTAAAATGTGTGTTAAACATGGTCCTACAGTCCTTAATAATATCACCAAGCTCAGACTCATCTCTATTCTTACTATGAAATTTAGTTACAACAATTTGTGAGTCAAGCTCGAAATCCACATGCTCCAGTTGTAAATCTTGAATCCATTTCATGGCATGCAACAATCCCAACGCCTCACCAATGTCCACATTCATAATTGGAGAGAATCATTCCGTCTTAGCAAGTACAAAACTTCCTTGATCATCTCTAACGCATACTCCTATACCCACTTTGTTGAGAATAGTGGAGAAGGATGCATCTATATTGCATTTGTACCTTCCAATAGATGGTTTGGACCACCTAGTACCCGCTATAGTTGGTTGAATTCTACTTTGCTTTTGTTTCATTTCTTGTGCTTGGTTCCAACTTGTTAAGAGATTAATGTCACGATCACACACAACATTGACCGATTCTACTTCATTTCTCCACAATTTATTGTTCCTATGTTGCCAAATACTCCAAAGCAAAACTGAGAAGAGTGAAAAGTGGTCTGCTGCCATATGTTGTGCTAGTTCAAGCACACATCCAGATACACTTGTAGTAGTGTTTAAGGAATGTTGAACTTGATGCCACAACCCACACCTCTGCCAAATTTGAATGCTATTCCTGCAATAGAAAAAAAGATGTGTACTATCCTCAACTAATTCGTTACATAGCACACACATATCAGAGCAATTAACACCCTTTTGGTTAAGGCGAGCTCTAGTTGGAACACAATTTCTACACAGACGccaaatgaaatttttaattttaggaGGGATTCTAGCTTTCCAAAGAAAACTCCAGTTACCAGAAACTTGAAGATGAGTTGTATCAAGGATATTCTCAACGCATTGTCGATAAGCGCTCTTGACGGAATATGTTCCATCCTTTTCATGTCTCCAAATTATCTTATCATGATTAACTGAATTGAAAAGAGGGGTTCTCAACACCATATCTGCAACTGAGGCATCAAACAAAGAATTCACTAAATTAACATCCCAATGCTTACCATCATCACCAAACAGGTCTGAAACATTCAGCTGGTGAAGTTCATCTGCCAAGTTCGGTGGCTTAGAAATCACAGCACCATTAACAAGCCATTGTTGGTCCCATATAGAAATATTGTGACCTGGCCCAATGCTCCACTTGTAACCATCACGAACAATGAACTTTGCACTCCAAATACTTCGCCAAACATAACTTGGGTTGTGACCAATGCTAGACTGAAGAAAATCACTTCTAGGAAAGTATCTAGCTTTGAAAAGACGAGTGATTAAACTACCTGAATTAGTCATGAATTTCCAGGCTTGTTTTCCGAGCATTGCATAATTAAAAGCACTAATACTTTTAAACCCCAAGCCACCCATATTCTTGGGCATTGACAAACGATCCCAAGATAACCAATGAATACCTTTAGACTGCTCCTTGTTATGTCCCCACCAAAACGAGTTCATCATCTTCTCAATCTCATCACAAAGGGAGGATGGAATTAGAAATATGCTCATAACATAGGATGAGATTGATTGTAGGACCGATTTGATTAAAATCTCTCTGCCTGCTTGAGATAAACATTTACTGCTCCAAGAAGTTATTTTTTTCCAAATCCTGTCTTTGATAAACTTGAAAGTGGATTTTCTACTCCTACCCACCATCGACGGGAGCCCAAGATATTTACCAGTTCCTAATACTTGTTGCACTCCTAAGATGGATGCAACAGAGTCTTTAACAGAAGCAGCAACATTACGGCTACAATAGAATTCAGATTTTTGCAAATTGATGGATTGACCGGAGGCCTCTTCATATGTAGCAAGAATGTTCTTCATAACCAACGCCTtttgaaaaacataaaacagTCATTTGCGAAGAGAAGATGAGAGATAATAGGAGCATTTCTACAAATTTTAACTCCATGTATGTCCCCTCTAGTTTCTGCTTTTCTGATCAATTTTAACTGCAAAGTAATTGACGGGTGTTTGTTTTGTCGCTAAATCATACTACTAGTTTGTTATTCACTTGCTGTTTTTTATTTACTTCTAATAACAGCCTCACATGGAGTGACCTTCGTGTGTTCACTGTGACCCTTAgtaacattaattaattcatgTGCTAAAAATATTTAACCGTGAATTAGATACGTATCAGACTGTGAATTGTTGAAggagaataaaataactttttctttcttaacCAGAAAAAATATAACCTTTTCTTTTTAGGCAAATAAGATGATCTTATTCTAAAATAGTTTATGCGTTCGTGATTACCAACGTAATCActtatctatatatttttttataaaggcTTAATGTATCAATCTACTATATCTAACCACTAAAATAAAGCTTTCTATCCaccaaaaaaaactacaaaattaaAGCTTAATGAAAtctacaaggaaaaaaaaaacttaatgatATATCAGTTACAAATTAGTATTATCTTAGTCAAATAATGTTAGTATTGTtatatgtaaaattttatttttctctacagtTTAGATCTACGGTTAAGACATAATCGAGTGATTTAACTTAAGCAAGTTGAGAGGGGATTGgaaaactcaaattcaaattattatttaaagaCGGTAAAAAAAGAGTCTTCCATACAAATTTTGAATATTCAAGTTGATAAGATTATAAGGTTTTCAAAGATAGGTGACAAAGACAAGTGATTTACATGTAGAATCGTAGACGGTTTATAAGTTTTCTCCAAATAGAAAACTTTAGTTCAAGTTTAGACAATTCATTTCCAATAAACAAACTTGCCTAATAAACAAAAGATATACACTTCTTAGTTTCTTACCTACTATATTCTAAATTATGTATGAAACTCACCCTTTTAAATTTAATACAACcattttatttcacttttacttACAAGGTTATAAAAATTGTTATCGCAAATCTATTGACTAAGAACCCTAAAAGATATAATTCAAGTTATAGATTGATCATTAAATTCATTTGTTCGGAGTGATAAATATCAAGGTCAACAAATTGGCACGTCTGGTGGAACTTAATAGTTATAAATAGTACTAGTAAGTTAAAATTTATCTAACTTTGACGTCAAATGACCACAAATATGGCTAGAAGAAGAAACAATAACCAAAACAACGACAACAATTCAAATGAGGATGAACCAAAAGTTAACATGCCTTATAATGATTAAGTTTCACGTAATGATTTGACTTCTAACCTTGTCGTTAGCCAAATACAATCAGGTCTAATAGTAAATTCTCCAAATCGAAGAACAAATGcggaattttttttcaaactgcacCAGTCATTAGTCAAATACACCAAAACATCCTACCTGAGGAAAAATTAACCGAAATGCTCTGGTCCTTTTCTGTGAGTGGGACGCGCCATCCAAAGCCTGGTGTCCCAATGAAGGACGCGCCATCCCCACATTAGTGTCCTAATGAAGGACGCGCCATCCACAGCTTAGCGTCctgagtttgttttttttttttttcattttcgttTTTGAAGGTAAGTGGGTAGGGTTTTGGAAGGGTTATAAGGGTTTTGAGGGTTAAGGGTTAGGAGGGTTTTGAGGGTTAAGGGTTAGATGGGGTTTtgagggttagggtttagggtttttttttttttttataaagaaattattgaaaaaaattatacaaaaattatattaattaatataaacacactacaacaaatttatttttttttttgacattttgtatttttagggtttttaagggttttagttttttttttttttattatatatattatgtttctattttacttgtttatcaacaaaacaaaatcgtgcaacaataatatttaatattattttttacaatacaatacaaaaaaattgcaaattaattGGAATTTGGACAATTCCTACGATCATGACCCGGCACCCTACATAACGCACACTTATTCAAAGTTTCGATCTCGTCGTCCATTTCCGTCCTAATGCGCGTACTTTTCGGACGACCTCTCTTACATCTTTTCATTGCTGGGTCGGGGCAAAGTCGACGGCCATAATATTGGGGCCAATATGATTGGTCTTGAATTCCCGGGAAGGTGTTATTGTATACACAAAATACACTTGCAGCTTTGTACACGTCATGTATATGAACTTGGTAAGCTTGTGCAGCATGGGAGCATGCAGCAATAACATGCGAACAAGGCAAATGTAAAGCTTGAAATTCTCCACAATCAAACCTAGATTATACCCCTCCCCAATTCCCAATCTATGACCATCAAACCTACATCTcaccaccaacaacaaattTCTACGACCAACAAAACTTCTACCCATCTAATGACCCAAATTTCCACACACCAGCCCAACAAAATTTCTACACACCGGCCCAACAAAATTTCCACAACAACCTATACACTTCACCCCAACACAATACCTACGACACTCAAAACTCTGTGGGTTCGTCATGGATTAATGAGTTGATTACTCTTGATGATCCTAATAATCCTAATATTTTTGACAACCTTTCTGGTGTGCCATTTACCTCCTTGTTCAACGACACATCTACATCAAACTTTTTCAATGCCTCAATTTCGAGTAATCCTACTGCAtcttttcagtatcaacaagaCGATGTGGAACAACATCAAGGAGAACTTCGAAGAGGTGATCGTGTTCGTCATGCTCCTACATGTGGTACTGGAGGTCATTTAGGTGACGATGacgttggtggtggtggtggtcgtGGTCGTGGTCGTGATAATTAGTCCAAATTCCaattaatttgcaattttttgtattgtattgtaaaaaaataatattaaatacgatttttcctcaaaatcttttgttttctatttacttctaatttttgttttgttgataaacaagtaaaatagaaacataatatatatataataaaaaaaaaaaaaaaaaacccttaaaaaccctaaaaatacaaaatgtcaaaaaaaaaaaaaaatttgttgtagtttgtttatattaattaatataatttttgtataatttttttcaataatttctttaaaaaaaaaaaaaccctaaaccctaaccctcaAAACCCCATCTAACCCTTAACCCTCAAAACCCTCCTAACCCTCAAAACCCTTATAACCCTTCCAAAACCCTACCCCACTTACCTTCAAAaacgaaaatgaaaaaaaaaaaaaaacaaactcagGACGCTAAGCTGTGGATGGCGCGTCCTTCATTAGGACACTAATGTGGAGATGGCGCGTCCTTCATGGGGACACCAGGCTCTGGATGGCGCGTCCCACTCACAGAAAAGGACCAGGGCATTTCGGTTAATTTTTCCTCAGGTAGGATGTTTTGGTGTATTTGACTAATGACTCgtgcagtttgaaaaaaaattcaacaaatgcCAATATACCACCTTTTGGTTTACCCACAAGCTTTGTTCCTTCAACATAAGTCACATTCACTGCACCAGCAGAGATTGGATACTATACACATGTTCCAACACAGTATCACAGATTGGAAGGCTACTTTGGAGGACTTTTTCTTCCCGTGCTCCCCAAGTCTCACACCGCCCCCGGCCTTCTAATACTACCTCCCTCGCAATGTAGGATGCAAGTatgtaaatagcaaaaaatgGGGAAAAAACAGTTTGCATCTTAGAATGCAAATGCAAAAAATGGGGACAAAAAAGTACATGTTAAATGCTATTCAAACTATAAACATAATTGTAACTAGCTCATGAAACTTCTCTTGATACAAAGTCTTCCTAGGAAACACATTTGATACAACATAATTAACTTCAAAAGACAACATTTTCAGGTGGTTTATGAACTTCAATGTTCCCTTATATCGTCCTCTTTCGTCTATTTTTTATCAGGAAGTGTCAAATTTCTAGGTACATACTTCCTTTCTGTTCTGTATATATACATGTCTCTATGATAAGTCCATCATATCAATGTTCAAAAAGCATGGCCTCCAACTCCTTCTTCCTTGCAGCATGTTTTAGTTTCTCCAATGCAACAAGTCCAACTTGCCTTACTCTTTCTCTCGACAAACCTATCCTGTAGAAATAACACAAGAATCAACACACAATTTGAACGAAAGAGTTAGTGTGTGACACTTTCAAGCTTAATAAGTGTAATATCAATTTCTGAAGAAAAACTAGACTGCCACATCAAATGTAGCAATATTATGAACGAGTGAATTACATAAAAACTTATGCTATAGATGAATCATATAAGGTCCGATTGAATCACTAATTTAGTATTTGAAATTGTAGGTTGGACAGTTTAGtccataaaataaaagaaactctaaaatgatctctaaaataaaaaactcgATCACATTAGTTTCTATAGGACAGTTTCGATAACTAAATTGATACCTAACAAAACTaatgtaaaagaaaattttcaatttcaagaaaattttaaaatttcaataattTGATGACCAAATTGTCTGACGCCTacaatttcatggactaattaacAGTTTACCCAATAAGGTGATGTACTGTCGTATAATTTTAGTTGGCAACAACATTTGATAAAAGAAGCAACAAAATGTCATGGTTAAACTCACCGTTTACTAATTTCTTCCCACGTAAGACATTTTTTATCCAGTCCATAATAAAGACGAACAATTTCTCTCTCTCGTTCGACAAGGGTCACATTGATGAGTTTGTTCACTTCCTCCTGTAAATATTTACAAATGGAATTAATATTTATGGAAGTTTAGAACATAAAATACTGCAATTTATATTTCATGAAACATAAAACAGATAAGCTATTATATCAACAATATCATGCTTATGGCATGTGTATGCTTTGTAATCAAGATAGGTCTAATTCAAATATTTTCCTTATTACCTTTAGAGCCCACTCATCTACTCCAATCCACGGGATGTTCTCACTTTGTTTATCTGCAACAAACTGTGAGCGAAAAGACGAAAAGAATGAGACAAttgatatttttgtaaaataaagaCAAAGCAAAAGGCAAGGCAGAAATATCTAAATCCAACGATCTTCCTTGATCGACTTGTAGAAAAAGTACTCCCtctggtctcatatataagcaaacaTTCACTTTCCAGGTTCATTGAATTGCTGAGGTATCTGGTTCACATtatggaccagatacatcaatcactcaatgaacctgaaaaagaatttttgcttatatataagaccggagggagtattaagtAAAACTTACATTATGATAAGTGTCTCCTGGAAGACCATTCAGAGAGGGGAATGTTTCCCTATCTAAGGAGAAAACTTTGTTGATAGCCTGCAATatgtatatatacatacatgtTGATCAAATGAAAAATGGCCAATATGATATTACATTAAGTGTATGTGGATCATGTAACTCGTGATTTTGTTACCTCGGTAGCATTTCTGACTTTCTTTTGAGTCATATTAAGGTTTTTTGCAATTATCTGCAAAATATGGGaacaaatgaataaaaagtTTTGAGATAGTGATACAGATTGCAGTTGATTTCTTGTTATACATTTAGCTGACTTACATCAATAGTTGGAGTGATGCCTCTCTCTTCGAGTCTATAATGTGCATTGCGGATCAAAGATAATCTCTCATGCAAATGAGTTGGCAATCTTAATGTTCTAGAATTCTCAATTAGAGCTCTTGAAACACCCTGTCAGTATAAAAACATTATTTAGGGACGGTGGTTTGACAAATAAGAATTGCAAATAACCTTGCACAGATTGCTGAAAACACAATTACGTAGTATTTCGAAACACAGTTGCAAAATAACCTCACCTGTCGTATCCACCAATAAACATAAGTTGAAATCTTGAACCCTTTTGAAGAATCAAACTTATCAATCCCACGAAGAAGTCCAATCACGCCACCCTATAGAGAAAACAAGGTGAGTGCGCGGAGTGTTTAACAACCAAAGAAGAAACAAAGCTAACAAGATATGAAGTGAAAATGGATATATCTATATAATCACCTGAACAAGGTCGGCCATTTCAGCACCCATGTTATCGTATTTTTGAGCAATTGAATAAACTAAGCGAACATTGCTCATAGTTAATTTTTCTCTTGCCAAAGAGCACTCCATTATTTTGGTTCGTAGTTCAGCTCTAGAAATCTTCAACGAATTCGCAAATTGATCATCAGAAGGTTCGCATcctaatttttccttcaatctGAAACTCAAGTAATAAGATTTACGGATAATGTGATTAAGCTATTGTTCTCAATTATGAAAACTAACAGGAAAACTACAAACAAAAAGCATATTCATCATTTTTGTGAATCACAATTAAGGAAATTATGGAAACGAACAATGCCTGAAATTACCTGGATTTATGCTCATCTAAAGAAAGACCAACTTTTATTTTCTCGGATAACTTTAAGACATCAGCATGAGAGAGCAATTTGTTACTGGAAACACCTTTCACATATCCTTTCGAACGGTTTTGAATCAGTTCACGACTGATTGTGAACCTCGGCTGCATCATTGCAGAACCACTTTTACCACTAATTTTCCTCTTACCATTCATCCTTCTTTGCCTCGCAGAAACTCCAGAAGAAGTAACCGAAACCTTCCTCcgtattttttctctcttcgaATTCTCACTCAACACTTCCCTTTCAAACGAAAGACTCCATTGCTTTTCCAACATCGATTTCTGTAACAAAAGAAGTGCCTCTAAAGAATAACCATCCATATCAGAAGTTTCCACCTCTACCTCTAACTCCCTAGAATCATAACCCTGAAACCATTGTTCAGGATCAACACGCGAACCGCCGCGGTCAACAACATGTTCCTTAAGAACCTTGATGGACTTATTCTTCTTTTCGGATGGCGGAAAAGTTGGAGTGGATTTTGATGATTTCTTTGCAACTATTACAAATTTTGAAGGTGGAAGCTGATACTGTGTGGATCCAAAATCACTACATCCATGTGAAAACTTTTCTATAATATCTGAATAATGGTAAGATGAACTCAATAGCCTTTTTCCTCCACTCAATCCAATAACTGCTGCAGTAGccattactatatatatatat encodes:
- the LOC123920609 gene encoding RNA polymerase sigma factor sigA, which translates into the protein MATAAVIGLSGGKRLLSSSYHYSDIIEKFSHGCSDFGSTQYQLPPSKFVIVAKKSSKSTPTFPPSEKKNKSIKVLKEHVVDRGGSRVDPEQWFQGYDSRELEVEVETSDMDGYSLEALLLLQKSMLEKQWSLSFEREVLSENSKREKIRRKVSVTSSGVSARQRRMNGKRKISGKSGSAMMQPRFTISRELIQNRSKGYVKGVSSNKLLSHADVLKLSEKIKVGLSLDEHKSRLKEKLGCEPSDDQFANSLKISRAELRTKIMECSLAREKLTMSNVRLVYSIAQKYDNMGAEMADLVQGGVIGLLRGIDKFDSSKGFKISTYVYWWIRQGVSRALIENSRTLRLPTHLHERLSLIRNAHYRLEERGITPTIDIIAKNLNMTQKKVRNATEAINKVFSLDRETFPSLNGLPGDTYHNFVADKQSENIPWIGVDEWALKEEVNKLINVTLVEREREIVRLYYGLDKKCLTWEEISKRIGLSRERVRQVGLVALEKLKHAARKKELEAMLFEH